The DNA sequence TGTACTCTCAATCTTATGTTTATATTCAATTTTTGCCTTTAGGATACCCCCCTTaattgtttccttttttcctgCACTAATTCCATATTGCCtgaacaaaaggaaaaaaattctTTCATTAAGACAGGTTTTCAATTGTTTGGAAACCCAGGGTTTATTATTTGGGAATATTTTAATAGTCTTTGTTTCAGACACACAGTCCTCGCAGAATGTAATAGTCTATATGACGTTATAGTGTCCGTAAGTTCATTCCCATCCTGGCAGGATTCAAAGAAGGTGTCCCAATTTGTGTTGTCAAAGCAGTCCCTGAGTTGATCTTGGTTTATTTCAGACCACACCTGTATCTGATTAATGACTGGTTTCGTCCTTTTAAGCATAGCTTTATATTTAGGCAGGAGGTGAATTACATTATGGTCGGATTTTCCGAGGGGTGGTCTGCACACCGCTTTGTATGCCTGAGGGATATTTCCGTAGCAGCGGTCAATGGTCCGATTTAACCGTGTGGGACAGTCAACATATTGATGAACAGTGGGCAGATGTGTAGACAAGTTACATGAGTTAAAGTCCCCGAAGACGAAGACAGGCTGGTCTGCAGAACGGGCGAGTGCATCATTATAGCTCTCTGTTATTTTTTCCCCTGCTGCTTCGTCATTTGGTCCGGGCACATACACAAGAATAACAGTAATTTTACCCAACTCTCGCGAGAGATAGAATGGTCTGAAAGATACAGTCAATATTTCATAGTCCGGTGTGcacaccattgacatatatataaggtgCAGGACaggacacacaaagacagaactCTAACTACCAGTAGGGGGCAGCAGCAGCACGTTCCTCACAGGACAGGTGAGCGGACGAGGGGGGCTGCTGTTAGTGCTGTAGCCTATGAACGTGGTTGGTGACGATTTGACGTAAATAAAATAAGTATTAGGCTACACGTTTAATCCAGCACGTAGGTGGGAAATCTGTTTCACAACGATGAAAGCGTTTCTGTCTAGAAGTAACTTGCAGTGGTCCTATAGCTGCTGCCTTTCTCGCTGTTTTCGGAGAAATCCATCTTATTAATCAGCATGTCATTTGGTGATTGCTGCTCCTCATTGAATcagccccgcccccccccaGGCCCTGGGTCCACGGCATGCTCTCCTCCCACTCCCACTGCCCAGCGCCGTGAACACAACCTCAAGAGATCGTGTCTGGCGCGTTTCCCACAGAAGTCCAACTATATTTCGTTCATACCTCGTGAAGCTGCATTTTTTTAGAAACCTTTCTTGGAGATAACGTTTGACGCAGagcgcgtttttttttttaattttttagttGAACGTCGGGTAAATGGAGTCATCTCTTGAGTTTTCCAACTCTTTGGGCAGCCTGTCCTCCGTGTTGACTCGGTGTCGGACCTTTAAAGTGCTGGTGATAGGAGACTCCGGGGTGGGGAAGACCTGCCTCACACACCGACTCTGCGCCGGAGAGTTCCCCCGCAGAGTGGAGGCTACCATCGGGGTGGACTTCCGCGATTTACAGCTGGATGTCCACGGAGAGAAAATCAAGGTACCGGGGGAAGTGTATGCATCGAGGCAATTCGAAGTGCTTTAGGCTACATCGcctaaaacattaaagagcagttaaaaacacttacaaatatatacatataaaaactgaaatagaaTAAgacaaaatacaagaataaaagttacagtgcaggaGGGGTGATTAAAGCCCTTTTTTAAACTTGATCCCGGCACCCCAAAAAACTGTTAATCTACAGCTAATCTGAGGAGTTCTGCTCTGGAAATATCCCAGCATCATGAAACTAAACCCAAAATCTAGATGCCGAGATaattctgaaagaaaaaaaaacattctgagcCATTTTCAGAAAATTAGTCAAAATTGCATAAATCTCTAATTTTCAAAAGTTATTGATACAGCATTTTGGAAATGTCTGCTTTTCTATGGATAGATGCCAGGAACCCCTACAGccctgatcctagaatcgcccctgtaGTGCAGGTATAAGAAatgcaattatttaaagaaaggcagcatcaCAAACAAACGTCTTCATCTTAGATTTAACAGAACTTAGAGTTGCAGCGGCCGGCAATTGAAACAAACTGCAGGTCAGAACAAATAAACAGGCTAACAGATCTGTTTACACACACCATTTGCTTCCAACTGGTTAGTTTAAATAAACCGACTGCTAATGAAGTAATCCACGTCATGTTGGCTCTTTTAGGTTGTATGTTAATCACCTGTAATTTTCACATTGAATTCAGCGCTCTTCATGGGCCCAATTCCACTGATAATTCAGACCAgacaaaattcaattcaattttatttatagtatcaaatcataacaagagttaatctcaagacactttacagatagagtaggtctagaccacactctataatttagacccaacaattccagtaattcccacaagagcaagcatttagtgcgacagtggcgaggaaaaacttccttttagggagaaacctgggtcAGACctaggctcttggtaggcggtgtctgacggtgcccgttgggggtgtgatgaacagtggcaataatagtcataataaagataatggaactatgaccagaaatagtagttgtagaaCTACATGGTgttgcagggcactgcagggcattacagcaTACTGCAGGGCGTAGAAGGatactgcagggcgtagcagggcactgcagggcattacagggtactgcagggcgtagcagggtactgcagggcgtagcagggcactgcagagcgtagcaggacgtagcagggcactgcaggacgtagcagggcactgcagggagTAACAGGGTACTGcggggtgtagcaggacgtagcagggcactgcaggacgtagcaggacactgcagggcatagaAGGACGTAGCAGgccactgcagggtgtagcaggacgtagcagggtactgcaaggcgtagcagggcactgcagagcgtagcagggcactgcagggagTAACAGGTTACTgcggggcatagcagggtgtagcaggacgtagcagggcactgcaggacgtagcagggtactgcagggcgtagcaggatactgcagggtgtagcagggcactgcagggcatagaaGGATATAGCAGgccactgcagggtgtagcaggacgtagcagggtactgcaggacatagcagggtactgcaggacatagcagggcactgcggggcactgcagggcatagccgGGTTTAACTCTAAATAGGTCTATTAGGCTGGACGACATGGCCAAAACCTTCATTCCCGATATACAGGGCATTTCATACCTCGACAATTACATATATCACAAACATAGTATGTTCTgataattcaataaataaaaagcctATATGAAATACTCCTGTGTGAATAAAATCTGAAACTTGACAGAAGAATACGgagtttttctgttttattaagAACTTCAGTGCAAAGTGAACATAACGTGCAAAGAATATTGCTGTAATGCTCTGTAATCTTGACAGAAACGACATAGATGTTGTAAACGATAGACATTTTATAGCCTTTTGACGATATTTGTCatcctatcgcccagcccttaTTCTGAGGGATTTGTCCCAGACTGCATGACTGAGAATCCTCTGGGTGAAAGAAACTCAGCAGAACTAATGCAGCCTGTAAATCACTGTGAAGATGACATGTTTGATTCCTATGGCATGTTAGCGGTTACATCAACAGCCTTAACTCAACTCTGATTTTCCTCAGGTTGTCACAAGTTTAATTTGAACCGCGTCGCGTGAACACATGGAAGGGCCTGGTTTCTTCAGTGATTCTGTGGGCGTTAGTTGGCTTGTGCTACTTCCTGAGTGTTTTGAAATGACCACATGACAGGGGAAGTGTGTCAGTGGTGACAGGATTTTGTTTATAACTTTAGGGTAGAGGAGGGTTCCAGCTTTGCCCCCCAGTACCTTAAATTAATAATGGAATTGGacataataatttttttttttaatgcaaattgAATTGCCATTTTACCAGGGATGTTTTTATTAGACTTCTGGTGCAAGTCCAAGTCAATCAAGCCAAGTCTCATGGAAATCAAGTCACAGGTCTTCAGGTTTTTGAGATTCGAGATTTTCCTTTCAAATCTGTGTTTGCAGGCTTTTACACAAAGTCCTTTCACAGCGTAGACCTGGTAATCAAATacgtttgtgttattgtgttcaGTGCCTGCATTGGACCAAAAAAAAGGGTGCCAGTACCCTAATTCAGCAGTTCCATGACATGATCATCACATGTGTTGTGTcttggatatatttatatttgtgcTACAGTATATCTAGTAAGGGGTGACCCCCAAGTAGTCCGATCTAAGGAGCCTTTATCAGCTGCCCTCTTGAACCGTCGCAGTGTCTGAGATTGTGCTTAAGAAACAAAGGATCATTCCATTCGGGCTATACGGGGGTGCtgaatgtctgattttacataGAACTGCTTGGTTTTTCACAATAAATCATTAAATAGATTGCCTATTTTGGTGCAAGCATCAGCCTATTAATAATACTGTTAGTAACAATTAGAAGTAAGGGTACTTACTGTATGTGGACACAAATCAGAAGTGCCGGCCCGGTACCTAGTACTGGCCCATTTCAGGCACTGATTGTATTGTACGTTTATGTTGTCTccaatgtatgtatttatttgcttGGTCAGCACTAGATTGGTGTTATTCACAGAGAGATCTGACTTTCTAATGATGAGATCAACTTgtctgctctctgttctctctcagtggtgattcactgtgtgtgtgtgtgtgtgtgtgtgtgtgtgtgtgtgtgtgtgtgtgtgtgtgtgtgtgtgtgtgtgtgcgcgtgcggaGGGGGGGTATTTCAACACAGGATTTATTTTCCTCTCCATGCCTGTCCTCTCATTCATTTCCTCTTTAccactttttttctgtctctacaACCTCCTCCAAAGTGCCTGCCTACATGTcaatctctcactctctctctctctctctctctctctctctctctctctctctctctctctctctctctctccccctctcaccTCCAGCTCCAGCTGTGGGACACAGCAGGACAGGAGCGTTTCCGTAAGTCCATGGTGCAACACTACTATCGCAACGTCCACGCTGTGCTCTTCATATATGATGTCACCTGCCCTGCCAGCTTCCGCAGTCTGACTGCCTGGATAGAAGAGTGCCGGCAGCACTCCCTCGGGCGAGACATCCCcaggtagtctcgcattgccagacataTCGATACcaactgtggagtaaggtctggctacaccacacatagaTTCTACgacaggagagagaaaaaatgctctgggttgtttgcatttctttaaaccaatcatggTCGTCTTtagcggcgctaagctccggacgcagcgacggctGCTCCgtaaaatagtctcgggaaggaacttgttttggtggaacatttgcaccccggcagaagaaaatgccacatataAACAAAGTTTCATAttctgttcacacaatacattaACGTGAGCTATtgaaattagctgatacatggttaaacataatttgctctcaccagtgtatctccgtgtgtatttcgtccacagcaatcccaccaatcggccCCAAACGGCCCAGTTAGAGAGtcaatgccgtaaacatattctttgtaaatctttataatcattccccgaaagaaccaagcaggcctgccttgttgcacgatccaaattttcttcaaaacttgccattttcacagactttgcttttgtttttaaaaatcaaatcgATCATCTGTAGTCCACATCCTACGACCCTATAACTTTTTTGTGCAATTTTTAACATCACCGACCTCCATTTAGTCCCTTTCCGCTGGCCTTTCTCCTGGCAGGTTCCTGGTGGGTAATAAGAGCGACCTGCGGGACCCCAGCAGGGCCGACGGCCAGGTGAGCCAGGAGCTGGCGGCCAGCTTCGCCAAAGCCCACGGCATGATGTCTTTTGAGACGTCGGCCAAGAACCCGCCAAACAAACGTGGGAACGGTCGCCGGGTTGATGCCGAGGTGTCGTATCAGCAGGATAAGGTGGAAGACATCGTTGTTGCTCTTGGTGCTAAActgaagagacagaggaggcCTTCAGCAGCAAGCTCGCCGGCCTGCGGCTCCTTTAAAATCCTCAACAAGAAAAGAGCCGACAAAGAGCTGTGGACCTGCtgctgagagacagagagagaagatttTGGGAGAATGTCATGTTTTTTAGCTCTTTATGTAagtgtatgattgtgtgtgtgtgtgtttgtgtgagtaagCGAATGACCATCATTTTGTGCATAATAATCATTTTTTgaccaaagacaaaaaaatgcaaaacagatGTTACATTTGAAAGACAGTTGCTGTTACTCGCGCACCGAACTTTTAATATTTATACTCTTAAATGTGGAAattttgtgtatatttgtgaTGTTATTACTGCGAAATAAAAGACTGTGAATGTATTTGGTGGAGGCTCTGTCCTGGCTCGCTGTTTGTTGCGCTGTATACGAGTATCTTTAAGACAGCTGTGTAATGATTAAGTATGGTACAATCTAATTCCTGGCTGGTAAGGGTCTCCCACCACAGGACTGTGTCCAGATGGACAAATCATCGGTTGGTCAGTGACCTGTCACGCACCGGTGTTGTGCATGAGCAGTGTGGGCGTCGCGCATCACATGTATTGAGATTGTGCGTCCAATCGATGATGACTCAGAGGCCGTCACATGATGAGGGAAAACCTCTTctgctcactgtgtgtgtgtgtgtgtgtgtgtgtgtgtgtgtgtgtgtgtgtgtgtgtgtgtgtgtgtgtgtatcacatgTTGATGCAACATTCAACAGCCAACTGGTAGTTGTCTTCCTCTAGGCTCAGGAAAGACAAAAGGGAGGAGAGTATGTTTTTGTCTTGCCataacacacattttaaataataaaaaaaaagcaatgtaCTAATAAATAAGTTAGAACACCCCTTACAATAGCCTGGCTTTGGTTGAATCCAAGTCATGGATCATAAGGATCTTTATGATTTCAAGAGACAATCATGGACGCAAAGGACCCACAGACCAATGCAATGtgctgtatgtgtttttttttttttatgatgtcaAGCATTTCACTTTACCTGGTCTCgacaaaataacaataaaagatttttttttttttaagttagaaAAGTTGAAATAAAAGAGTGTAGAAAACCAATCTCTCAACAAACTATTTCTCTGACTGTTGACTGTGAAAACAGCTGCATCGTTCCTGATGCTCGTGTTCGTAGAAGCAGAGTTGGGGTTTCTGGCACATCTACACCTACTTCCGAAGGGGCGTGGAGAAGGGAAGAAATCTGAAGCTTATGTTTCAACATCTGACAATATTGTCACTCTAACAGATGTGATTTCCACTATACTATAGCTAAATACAATGCTTCAGAGACAGCCTATATAGAGACATTCCACTAATTTCACACATGTGCCTCTggaggtcccatattgtaaaaagtaagATTTCCATGGCCTTTTTTTGTTATAAAGCAGGTTTACGGTGCtctataaatactgtgaaagtatcaataATCCAAAGagcaataaaacaacatgaaagcaTGGATCCATTCTGCCTTGTACATGGTGAATGGTTTAAAACTGGTTGTtttatggtgtgggggatgttttctttgCACTCATTGGCCACCTTAGTACCTACCTGAGTATTGTTGCTGactatgtacagtacattccTTTATGACCACAGTGTACCTATCGTCTAATAatctatataaaataaaaaataaaaatcttctCTGTTTCTGGTTACATTTGGGAGAATTTCACCCTGCTATAATGCACTCTATGAATCACCTTCAATGGAATAAGGGAGgtaaagttttatttatttagtatactttattaatcctgcaagtGAAATCACTGATCAGGATCAGCACCGGCCATTTTATTCTTCCTTTTAAATTGCACATTTCAATGTCTTCATCTTtagttttctttattattttacatattacttaaatttttttatctttatttgtatatatttctcatattttatattttacttgtgCGTGTCCTAATTGATCCACCGTGGGTCGGAGAGAAACgtattttcaattgctctgtatgtcGGGCACGTATggcagaattgacaataaagttgatttGACTGACACAGCAGCTCCTCTAATAAATGGCCGACAGTTGATGGAGCAAAGAGTAGTTCAGGAGTTTCCCtaaaaaactgagcttttaatCGTGTTCTtctgaggtttttgtttttggatCAGGCCGTCTTGTCCCTCGGTGCAAAAGCCAAATGTGACACTAGGTGGCAGGAActccatttcattttttttttttttttttacagtcaatTGTCCTCTCAAGACATCCCAAAACTGTCTCCATACAGTATtttaccatgtttttttaacatggcCTTCTACGGATTGGATATTTATATTCCTGCCCAGTActtcataatataatatataataataaataaactagTGCTTTGAGACAAACAGATTGGAAGTAGCTTTCTTCCTGTGGTATTCTGTTCTCCTCGTTAAACCTCCAGCATCCTCACTTTGCCTGATTCAAGTCTTTAGatcttttaaatatttcaaaatgtacATTATAAATGAACTGAAAAGATGGCATTTTTACTGTCTGAAAAAATCTTGGGGTGGCTTTttgttggtgctttttttttttttttttttttttttttaaaagaggagGCAACTCTTTTTCCCTTCCCCCCCCATCAGAGCCACGCACGGTGCGGGCCCACAATAGCTCTTGGCACAGTGTGTGTTATGCAAGCACAGTTCACTGTCTCTTTGCGTGCAACCACATGGGACTGTAATCCACTTGAGAACAGTGTGAGGGATGTCTGATCCTCCACAGcacaggcaacatgatgtcatctCATTATACAACATGTTGTGACCAAGTCATCTTTGCTCAAGTCCCAAGTTAGTGTCAAGTCATTTGGTccaagtctcaagcaagtctcgagttcttttttttccaagtcaAGTCGAGTCCTTAGTCAAGGCAAGCAAGTCCCAAATCAAGTCACTTTTATTTACACCCAAGATAAAGCACTCTTACCTCTAGTATCTGGTCTTCATAAAGACAAAAGACAAGGTAGGGGTAAGGGGTCTTTGATGTTACCATCATGTTGCCATAGCAAAGACTTTTACTGACAGCCAGTCATCCGATCATCATGACAATCACATCCCGGTGAGCGGTTTTTGACTCGTCCAATCAGGATTCACAGTTAGCGCTGCGTAGCATACTTGATAGTTAGACAGAAAGGTGACAGCATTAAATTATATTATGGCATATTTAACAGCTGACATTCTAACTTATGAACACACGCAAGTCATCCGAGTCATCATgcctcaagtcaa is a window from the Perca fluviatilis chromosome 1, GENO_Pfluv_1.0, whole genome shotgun sequence genome containing:
- the LOC120568555 gene encoding ras-related protein Rab-33B-like yields the protein MESSLEFSNSLGSLSSVLTRCRTFKVLVIGDSGVGKTCLTHRLCAGEFPRRVEATIGVDFRDLQLDVHGEKIKLQLWDTAGQERFRKSMVQHYYRNVHAVLFIYDVTCPASFRSLTAWIEECRQHSLGRDIPRFLVGNKSDLRDPSRADGQVSQELAASFAKAHGMMSFETSAKNPPNKRGNGRRVDAEVSYQQDKVEDIVVALGAKLKRQRRPSAASSPACGSFKILNKKRADKELWTCC